The Prosthecobacter sp. genome window below encodes:
- a CDS encoding alginate export family protein, with protein MKRLIPILLATSSLALAQTPAAKPAASPPPAPAYGPAPAVPTYTPIKFGKLTVDVQEKMRFEIRDNNFDFDSAINGPQDASWLLQRFRLGLGYDVNPWLKFYIQGQDVRELGGSRPNNIGTFAAEGDDVFDILKAYVQLGNPKKGLSATIGRQFLNYGDQRLVGPLEWLNQARTFDAVKFRYTTQKYALDFFVSSPVAFSDYMWNQSGFLDNDESLNTYFSGLYFSTGFIPINTTTDFYVFHKRDDGDATFGPRRGKTDFLTFGTLWKGDPKKLGGFDYETEMAFQTGEVSGRNLSAYAGHWGVGYNWLKNSWKPRLGIQYNYGSGDGDPNDGDIGTFQNLYPTNHMFYGYMDTTAWMNMHNPQINLSFTPTAKLKVMLDYHLYWMANTADAWYRVNGATRVRPVNGASTSASSFRGQEIDLTAIYKLNSHVALQTGYSVFLPGDYLSDTGPHSTAHFGYFQVQIDF; from the coding sequence ATGAAAAGGCTCATCCCGATCCTGCTGGCGACGTCCTCGCTAGCTCTCGCTCAAACCCCCGCGGCCAAACCCGCCGCGTCACCACCACCGGCTCCTGCCTATGGTCCGGCTCCCGCCGTTCCCACCTATACGCCGATCAAGTTCGGCAAACTCACCGTCGATGTTCAGGAGAAGATGCGTTTTGAGATCCGTGACAACAACTTTGACTTCGACAGCGCCATCAACGGCCCGCAGGATGCCTCCTGGCTGCTCCAGCGCTTTCGCCTTGGTCTTGGCTACGATGTGAATCCTTGGCTGAAGTTCTACATTCAAGGCCAGGACGTGCGTGAGCTCGGCGGCAGCCGCCCAAACAACATCGGCACCTTCGCTGCGGAAGGCGACGATGTGTTCGACATCCTCAAAGCCTATGTGCAGTTGGGGAACCCCAAAAAAGGTCTCAGTGCCACCATTGGGCGCCAGTTCCTCAACTACGGCGACCAACGCCTCGTGGGTCCGCTCGAGTGGCTCAATCAAGCGCGCACCTTTGATGCCGTGAAGTTTCGCTATACGACGCAGAAGTACGCGCTCGACTTCTTCGTGTCCTCGCCGGTGGCCTTCAGCGATTACATGTGGAACCAGTCCGGCTTCCTCGACAACGACGAGTCGCTCAATACCTATTTCAGCGGCCTCTACTTCTCGACGGGGTTCATCCCGATCAACACCACCACCGACTTCTACGTCTTCCACAAGCGTGACGACGGTGACGCCACCTTCGGCCCTCGTCGTGGCAAAACGGACTTCCTGACCTTCGGCACCCTTTGGAAAGGCGATCCGAAAAAGCTCGGCGGTTTCGATTATGAAACTGAAATGGCCTTCCAGACTGGCGAAGTCTCCGGCCGCAATCTCAGCGCCTACGCCGGTCACTGGGGTGTGGGTTACAACTGGCTGAAGAACTCGTGGAAGCCACGTCTCGGCATCCAGTATAACTACGGTTCAGGCGACGGTGACCCGAATGATGGTGACATCGGCACGTTTCAAAACCTGTATCCCACCAACCACATGTTCTACGGTTACATGGACACCACGGCGTGGATGAACATGCACAACCCGCAGATCAACCTCAGCTTCACGCCAACGGCCAAGCTGAAGGTCATGCTGGACTACCATCTCTATTGGATGGCGAACACGGCGGACGCCTGGTATCGGGTGAATGGCGCCACCCGCGTGCGGCCGGTCAATGGTGCCTCAACCTCGGCCAGCAGCTTCCGTGGCCAGGAGATCGATCTCACCGCCATCTACAAGCTCAATTCGCATGTGGCGCTCCAGACCGGTTACAGCGTGTTTCTTCCTGGCGACTATCTCTCTGACACGGGCCCGCACAGCACCGCCCACTTCGGTTACTTCCAGGTTCAGATCGACTTCTGA
- a CDS encoding MFS transporter, translated as MKFSDLKTSGHWPTLLTAFLYFDVSFMVWTILGALGAQIGSTLHLTPEQKGLMVAIPYLSGAFIRILLGMLVDRIGAKNTGIIAQLIVIAGMTTAWLTGLHQFSHTLMLGLVLGVAGASFAVALPQAGRWYPPNMQGLVLGLAGAGNVGVVIDAILAPRLAAAYGWNAVFGLALIPLLLVLVVYMIFSKEAVVKVKKKTPKDYVNLLKEKDAHWFCFFYTISFGGFSGLAASLIIYFTSEFQLSAVDAGSWAALCTLVGALGRPVGGALADRLGGIRALHVFFIVAALSLVLAAYAGSLALCAVGFFLASGAFGMANGSVFQLLPQRFAKDIGVMTGLVGCGGGLGGFLLASSLGYSKGLTGTYHVGLLAFAALCILALIGLNLVKLRWRTTWGAMAEARI; from the coding sequence ATGAAATTCTCCGACCTTAAAACCTCCGGCCACTGGCCCACACTGCTCACAGCTTTCCTCTATTTTGATGTCAGCTTCATGGTCTGGACCATCCTCGGCGCGCTCGGTGCGCAGATCGGCAGCACGCTGCATCTCACCCCTGAACAAAAAGGTCTCATGGTTGCCATCCCTTATCTCTCCGGTGCTTTCATCCGCATCCTGCTTGGCATGCTGGTGGACCGCATCGGCGCGAAGAACACCGGCATCATCGCCCAGCTCATCGTCATCGCGGGCATGACCACCGCCTGGCTCACCGGGTTGCATCAGTTCTCCCACACGCTCATGCTCGGCCTCGTGCTTGGTGTGGCGGGTGCCAGTTTCGCCGTGGCGCTGCCGCAGGCCGGCCGCTGGTATCCGCCGAACATGCAGGGCCTCGTCCTTGGCCTCGCTGGAGCCGGGAACGTCGGTGTCGTCATTGATGCGATCCTCGCGCCGCGACTCGCTGCCGCGTATGGCTGGAATGCCGTGTTCGGCCTTGCGCTCATCCCGTTGCTGCTCGTGCTCGTCGTCTATATGATTTTCTCCAAAGAGGCGGTCGTGAAGGTGAAAAAGAAGACGCCGAAGGACTATGTGAACCTGCTGAAGGAAAAAGACGCGCACTGGTTCTGCTTTTTCTACACCATCAGCTTCGGCGGCTTCTCCGGCCTGGCCGCCTCCCTCATCATTTACTTCACCTCGGAGTTTCAGCTTTCTGCGGTTGATGCGGGCTCGTGGGCGGCTCTTTGCACGCTGGTCGGCGCGCTCGGCAGGCCGGTGGGCGGCGCGCTGGCGGACCGCCTTGGCGGCATTCGTGCGCTGCATGTCTTCTTCATCGTCGCCGCGCTTTCACTCGTGCTTGCTGCATATGCCGGATCGCTGGCGTTGTGTGCAGTGGGCTTCTTCCTCGCCTCCGGGGCGTTCGGCATGGCCAATGGCTCGGTCTTCCAGCTCCTGCCACAACGTTTTGCCAAGGACATCGGTGTCATGACCGGTCTGGTCGGCTGCGGCGGTGGTCTTGGTGGCTTTTTACTCGCCAGCTCGCTTGGTTATTCCAAGGGCCTTACCGGCACCTATCATGTGGGCCTGCTCGCCTTCGCCGCTCTCTGCATCCTCGCCCTCATCGGCCTCAATCTCGTCAAACTGCGCTGGCGCACGACTTGGGGTGCTATGGCTGAAGCCCGCATCTGA
- a CDS encoding protein phosphatase 2C domain-containing protein translates to MKILTTSYGMASEEGTPSSDAFDVRSWNQTVIAVLSDGAGSGEPAREAAQRAVGSLIEHYSARPRAWSPQQALSTFARVLNRTLYQESQVRYERTEMVATLAAVVIEGDTLHGINLGDSTVCLWRDGTLRTLSTAHVETERSHILTRALGMSEDVEPFCFTTTLQDGDVAMLCSDGVSNHISDDDLTAALALRSSARSIVLAARQKAKAETLDDMSALVLDIHQTGRLHAMNARTLTIPAALNKGDQIDGYELLRSFHGTSRVWLAEKDGQRVVIKFAPVEAIDSPQHLEAFTHETWNATRAQSAHFVRAYEPAGQTMRYYVMEFADAPSLQAVLRERMLSVDSAIALGKFLGDATQTLLRLDLVHGDIKPENILCIGDYTSLSFKLVDLGSAAAIFSVSSRAGTASYLAPERFHSAPISERTEIFAIGVTLYQSLTGKLPYGQIERFQTPVFHPAKRLSKINPNIPSWLEAVIHRAIAIKPERRYQHCSELAHDLAHPDRVQPFFEADTPLLERNPLAFYKTGFFTFLITTLWLVFKLLSQK, encoded by the coding sequence ATGAAAATTCTCACCACCAGCTACGGCATGGCCAGCGAAGAGGGAACTCCCTCCTCGGACGCCTTCGACGTGCGGTCGTGGAATCAAACGGTCATTGCGGTGCTCAGCGATGGCGCGGGCAGCGGCGAACCTGCGCGCGAAGCCGCCCAGCGTGCTGTCGGATCGCTCATCGAGCATTACAGCGCCCGCCCGCGCGCATGGTCGCCACAGCAGGCGCTCAGCACCTTTGCCCGCGTGCTCAACCGCACGCTGTATCAGGAATCGCAGGTGCGTTACGAGCGCACCGAGATGGTTGCCACGCTCGCCGCCGTGGTCATCGAGGGCGACACCCTCCATGGCATCAATCTGGGTGACTCCACCGTCTGTCTCTGGCGCGATGGCACTCTGCGCACGCTTTCCACCGCGCATGTCGAAACGGAACGTTCCCACATCCTCACGCGTGCCCTGGGCATGAGTGAGGACGTCGAGCCGTTTTGCTTCACCACCACCCTGCAAGATGGGGATGTCGCCATGCTTTGCTCCGACGGCGTCTCCAATCACATTTCCGACGACGATCTCACCGCGGCCCTCGCCCTTCGCAGTTCCGCGCGCAGCATCGTGCTGGCCGCCCGCCAGAAGGCGAAGGCGGAAACGCTCGACGACATGAGCGCCCTCGTGCTCGACATTCATCAAACCGGCCGACTTCACGCCATGAATGCCCGCACCCTCACCATTCCCGCCGCTTTGAACAAAGGGGATCAAATCGACGGCTACGAACTGCTGCGCTCATTTCATGGCACCAGCCGCGTTTGGCTGGCCGAGAAAGACGGCCAGCGTGTCGTCATCAAATTTGCCCCGGTCGAGGCCATCGACAGCCCGCAGCACCTCGAAGCCTTCACGCACGAGACCTGGAACGCCACCCGCGCGCAGTCCGCGCACTTCGTTCGCGCTTATGAGCCTGCCGGACAGACCATGCGCTACTACGTCATGGAGTTTGCCGATGCGCCCAGCCTGCAGGCCGTGCTGCGCGAACGCATGCTCTCCGTGGACTCCGCCATCGCCCTTGGCAAATTTCTCGGCGATGCCACGCAGACACTGCTGCGCCTCGATCTCGTTCATGGCGACATCAAGCCGGAAAACATCCTCTGCATCGGCGACTACACGAGTCTGAGCTTCAAGCTTGTCGATCTCGGCAGTGCCGCCGCCATCTTCTCCGTTTCCTCACGCGCAGGCACGGCCAGCTATCTCGCGCCGGAGCGTTTTCACAGCGCGCCCATCAGCGAGCGCACCGAGATCTTCGCCATTGGCGTCACGCTGTATCAGTCGCTCACCGGCAAGCTGCCCTACGGCCAGATCGAGCGCTTCCAGACACCTGTTTTTCATCCCGCGAAGCGCCTTTCCAAGATCAATCCAAACATCCCTTCCTGGCTGGAGGCCGTCATTCATCGTGCCATCGCCATCAAGCCGGAGCGCCGCTACCAGCACTGCTCCGAGCTGGCCCACGATCTCGCGCATCCCGACCGCGTGCAGCCTTTCTTTGAAGCAGACACCCCGCTGCTGGAGCGCAACCCGCTCGCCTTCTACAAGACCGGCTTCTTCACTTTTCTGATCACCACGCTCTGGCTGGTATTCAAGCTGCTCAGTCAGAAGTGA
- a CDS encoding flavodoxin domain-containing protein → MTHVPLIPDNAPFSSEQRAWLNGFLAGVLNRGAPAGMSAPVESKRPLLVAFGSQSGNAESLAKRLAREATSRGFTARAAGLDSLQPADLVKEQNVLVITSTWGEGDMPDNAVSFWDSINQNGSSPKLDGVKFSILALGDKNYGETFCLAGKKLDERLAELGATRITERVDCDVDFDDLAKKWSSAAFTALTGSTETTAATAEPEETGFTKKNPFQAKLVANVNLNARGSAKDTHHIALSLAGSGLNYEVGDALGVYVQNCPEVVDAIIAAHGFDAQAEVTLPDGGTAPLREALLKHYEVRSLFGKTPEASVTLTAFIENLRKLQPRLYSIASSLKAHPEEVHLCIAAVRYSADGVPHKGVASTFLSDRLALDDTTGIYFHAANHFRLPADTSKPVIMVGPGTGIAPFRAFLEEREATASPGKNWLFFGDQKRACDFLYHDQIIEWVQKGHLTRLDTAFSRDQEEKIYVQTRMMQAASELWQWLEEGAHFYVCGDAKRMAKDVDQALHDIIQAAGGKSADEAAAYVAQMKKEKRYARDVY, encoded by the coding sequence ATGACACACGTCCCCCTCATTCCTGACAACGCTCCCTTCAGCAGCGAACAACGCGCCTGGCTCAATGGCTTCCTCGCCGGTGTGCTGAATCGTGGAGCTCCCGCCGGCATGTCTGCCCCGGTGGAGTCAAAACGCCCGCTGCTCGTCGCCTTCGGCAGTCAGAGCGGCAACGCGGAAAGTTTGGCCAAGCGGCTGGCCAGGGAAGCAACGAGTCGGGGTTTCACGGCGCGAGCCGCGGGCCTCGATTCGTTGCAACCTGCCGATCTCGTCAAGGAACAGAACGTCCTCGTCATCACCAGCACCTGGGGTGAGGGCGACATGCCGGACAACGCCGTCTCCTTCTGGGACAGCATCAATCAAAACGGCAGCAGTCCGAAGCTCGACGGCGTCAAATTCAGCATCCTCGCCCTCGGCGACAAAAACTACGGCGAAACTTTCTGCCTCGCTGGCAAAAAACTCGACGAACGTCTCGCCGAACTTGGTGCCACGCGAATCACCGAGCGTGTTGATTGCGATGTGGACTTCGACGATCTCGCGAAGAAGTGGTCCAGCGCCGCCTTCACCGCGTTGACCGGCTCCACCGAGACAACGGCCGCGACGGCTGAACCCGAGGAGACAGGCTTCACCAAGAAAAATCCCTTCCAGGCCAAGCTCGTCGCCAACGTCAATCTCAACGCGCGCGGCAGCGCCAAGGACACTCACCACATTGCCCTTTCGCTGGCTGGTTCCGGTCTCAATTACGAAGTGGGTGACGCTCTCGGCGTCTATGTGCAAAACTGCCCCGAAGTGGTGGATGCCATCATCGCTGCTCACGGCTTTGATGCACAGGCCGAGGTCACGCTGCCTGATGGCGGCACAGCGCCGCTTCGCGAAGCCCTTCTCAAGCATTACGAGGTGCGCAGTCTCTTTGGCAAAACTCCCGAAGCCAGCGTCACGCTCACCGCCTTCATCGAAAATCTCCGCAAGCTCCAGCCCCGCCTCTATTCCATCGCCTCCAGCCTCAAGGCGCATCCTGAGGAAGTGCATCTCTGCATCGCCGCCGTGCGCTATAGCGCTGACGGTGTGCCGCACAAAGGCGTCGCCTCCACCTTCCTGTCTGATCGCCTCGCGCTCGATGACACCACCGGCATCTACTTCCACGCTGCGAATCACTTCCGCCTGCCTGCGGACACGTCGAAGCCCGTCATCATGGTGGGCCCCGGCACCGGCATCGCGCCTTTCCGCGCATTCCTCGAAGAACGTGAAGCCACCGCTTCTCCTGGCAAAAACTGGCTTTTCTTCGGCGATCAAAAACGCGCCTGTGACTTCCTTTACCACGACCAGATCATTGAGTGGGTCCAGAAAGGTCATCTCACCCGCCTCGACACCGCCTTCAGCCGCGATCAAGAGGAGAAGATCTACGTCCAGACCCGCATGATGCAGGCCGCCAGCGAGCTTTGGCAATGGCTGGAGGAAGGCGCCCACTTCTACGTCTGCGGTGATGCCAAGCGCATGGCGAAGGATGTCGATCAGGCCCTTCACGACATCATCCAAGCCGCTGGTGGAAAGTCCGCAGATGAGGCTGCCGCCTACGTCGCCCAAATGAAAAAGGAGAAACGCTATGCCCGCGATGTCTATTGA